From Luteolibacter arcticus, one genomic window encodes:
- a CDS encoding CPBP family intramembrane glutamic endopeptidase: protein MVAAPQLLVSKQAANPYRSILRRHMPEPLLALLIFVMGVWLWDNHFGPKYGWEDGVGRMALRKTDRDLRLADSAGQLPALLRKLLAIPDREQALRNGVFSLEMLEKDRSLDEESAFALGVLRSVRGRDGSFIPLPPDPEAVVRRVAQGNDFWWDREYLTRLGQTRSDGAVMQASERSADPRSREVALRAVLSRGGVWLVALCGLAFLPAVVRGYWEALRSKGRGYVGHWPTALGLGVFLLAYLASIGFGKVLDGQISILQRWAGEGGQPVSIAPGLFVLIDAATRFLPALLAFAFLFRRARHVWTRLGLKGAPDGKLVLGSFALLMIGDQVLRHFMLGDDMPDDPAGGLSEMEEGPWGLVLALTSACIAAPAAEEILYRGVLFRSLANGLRVPAATLISAAVFAVVHFYDAYGLVSVGLLGVACSLCFAASGRLVTAIFLHALYNFAIKVPEWIVYHAPL from the coding sequence ATGGTCGCCGCACCGCAACTCCTCGTGTCCAAGCAGGCCGCCAACCCCTACCGCTCGATCCTGCGCAGGCACATGCCGGAGCCCTTGCTGGCGCTGCTGATCTTCGTGATGGGCGTGTGGTTGTGGGACAACCACTTCGGCCCGAAGTACGGCTGGGAAGACGGAGTCGGCCGGATGGCCCTGCGGAAGACCGACCGCGACCTGCGACTGGCCGATAGCGCCGGGCAGCTCCCCGCGCTGCTGCGCAAGCTGCTCGCCATCCCGGACCGGGAGCAAGCGCTCAGGAATGGCGTGTTCTCCCTGGAGATGCTGGAAAAAGACCGCTCGCTCGATGAGGAGAGCGCTTTCGCGCTGGGGGTGCTGCGATCGGTGCGGGGCCGGGACGGCTCCTTCATCCCGCTGCCCCCGGATCCCGAGGCCGTGGTGCGCCGGGTTGCCCAGGGCAACGATTTCTGGTGGGACCGGGAGTATCTGACCCGGCTGGGGCAAACACGGAGCGACGGGGCCGTCATGCAGGCATCGGAACGATCGGCCGACCCGCGCAGCCGCGAGGTGGCCCTGCGGGCGGTGCTGTCGCGGGGGGGGGTGTGGCTGGTGGCGCTGTGTGGCCTGGCATTCCTGCCGGCGGTGGTACGCGGCTACTGGGAAGCGCTGCGCAGCAAGGGCCGCGGCTACGTCGGCCACTGGCCGACTGCGCTGGGGCTGGGGGTCTTCCTGCTCGCCTACCTCGCGTCGATCGGCTTCGGAAAGGTGCTGGATGGCCAGATTTCAATTTTGCAAAGGTGGGCGGGCGAAGGCGGCCAGCCGGTCTCGATCGCGCCCGGGCTTTTCGTCCTGATCGATGCCGCCACGCGGTTCCTGCCGGCCTTGCTGGCATTCGCGTTCCTGTTCCGCCGCGCGCGTCACGTGTGGACGCGGCTCGGGCTGAAGGGAGCCCCGGATGGCAAGCTGGTGCTTGGCAGCTTCGCCCTGCTGATGATTGGCGATCAAGTGCTGCGGCATTTCATGCTTGGCGATGATATGCCGGACGATCCCGCGGGCGGGCTTTCCGAGATGGAGGAAGGACCGTGGGGACTGGTGCTCGCCCTGACCTCGGCCTGCATCGCAGCCCCTGCCGCGGAGGAAATCCTCTACCGTGGCGTACTTTTCCGCTCCCTCGCAAATGGCTTGCGGGTACCGGCCGCAACCTTGATCTCCGCCGCGGTGTTCGCCGTCGTGCATTTCTACGATGCCTACGGATTAGTCTCCGTGGGCTTGCTTGGCGTCGCCTGCTCACTTTGCTTCGCGGCCTCCGGCCGGCTGGTGACCGCCATTTTTCTCCATGCACTCTATAATTTCGCCATCAAGGTTCCTGAATGGATCGTTTATCATGCACCGCTATGA
- a CDS encoding tetratricopeptide repeat protein: MSHAHDPDNGGSPGGFPHGMPSGRVLSILQDAGNPDRLVAEAYRFLGLNPEDLDAHYYLVMGLCDLRQLKEAERHVHHLLRLDPESVDTHVAAIRFYLVKQQWKPALRFIGAGLQLVPHNPYFHFAAAIAESQQYRPAEARKHIERARELAPEDPDIVNLYIRLHAAMDNSGRESWRRLREFEAALALDPGNASLHNSIGDVYLDELENPSKAEEHYRMALRAEPGNREYQKDLFNAVARGSLVYCLFSLPSRVFESLRRGLGVLRDHPWIAIFLLAAFKILLAFVAWLVVATVLLWPGCKVYEWFVVSELRGGSSTSVPMLSLWLKIRRYPLWLRFGTFLLLSCLLWGLLFLLTGIPLDRGFGFVGIFVGVHFVVLLFLRLLRKFEAWQSGRSSRGDSSG, translated from the coding sequence TTGAGTCACGCGCACGATCCTGACAATGGCGGGAGTCCGGGCGGCTTTCCCCATGGAATGCCGTCGGGCCGGGTGCTTTCGATTCTCCAAGACGCCGGAAACCCCGACCGGCTGGTCGCCGAGGCCTACAGGTTCCTGGGCCTCAATCCGGAGGACCTCGACGCCCACTACTACCTGGTGATGGGGCTGTGCGATCTTCGTCAGCTCAAGGAGGCGGAACGACACGTCCACCACTTGCTGCGGCTGGATCCGGAGTCGGTGGACACGCACGTCGCGGCGATCCGGTTCTATCTCGTGAAGCAGCAATGGAAGCCCGCGCTCCGCTTCATCGGAGCCGGACTGCAGCTCGTCCCTCACAATCCCTACTTCCACTTTGCGGCCGCCATCGCGGAGAGCCAGCAATACCGGCCCGCCGAGGCCCGCAAACACATTGAACGCGCAAGAGAGCTGGCACCCGAGGACCCGGATATCGTGAATCTTTACATCCGGCTCCACGCCGCGATGGACAATTCCGGAAGGGAGTCCTGGAGACGCCTGCGGGAATTTGAAGCGGCACTCGCGCTCGACCCCGGGAACGCCTCCCTTCACAACAGCATCGGGGACGTTTACCTCGACGAACTGGAGAACCCGTCGAAGGCCGAGGAACACTACCGGATGGCGCTGCGGGCGGAACCGGGCAACCGCGAGTACCAGAAGGATCTCTTCAATGCCGTCGCGCGAGGCAGTCTGGTTTACTGCCTTTTCAGCCTGCCCTCCCGGGTTTTCGAATCGCTTCGCCGGGGCCTCGGCGTCCTCCGCGACCACCCGTGGATTGCGATCTTCCTGCTGGCCGCGTTCAAGATCCTGCTGGCATTCGTCGCGTGGCTGGTGGTGGCGACGGTCCTGCTGTGGCCGGGCTGCAAGGTGTACGAATGGTTCGTGGTCTCCGAACTGCGCGGCGGCTCCTCCACGTCCGTGCCAATGCTTTCGCTATGGCTGAAAATCCGGCGCTATCCGCTGTGGCTCCGGTTCGGCACCTTCCTTTTGCTAAGTTGCCTGCTCTGGGGATTGCTCTTCCTTCTAACCGGCATCCCGCTCGACAGGGGGTTTGGCTTCGTGGGCATCTTCGTGGGAGTCCACTTCGTGGTGCTGCTCTTCCTGCGTCTCCTCAGGAAATTTGAGGCATGGCAATCGGGCCGGTCGAGCCGTGGCGATTCGTCCGGCTGA
- a CDS encoding thiamine-phosphate kinase translates to MKKRLRDLGEDALIARLLRGFPGGENLRVGPGDDCAVVDPGRGLLRLLKTDAIVEGVHFLPDTPAAKVGWKAVARVLSDFAAMGGVPEHLLVTVAVDPAKPVAWMDGLYRGIRKCLATHGGVLAGGETSRLPSGAMISVAGEGRVERKHLILRSGGKPGDLVVVTGRLGGSIRGKHLTFTPRLNEAAWLVRNLRPSAMMDLSDGLAKDLPRLAEASGCGFEFGEVPATRGCTRAQALGDGEDYELLFTVSPRRWIAAAGQWPKDFPQLSIIGRLCPPGQGASLAGGWDHFSP, encoded by the coding sequence ATGAAGAAGCGCCTGCGCGATCTCGGTGAGGACGCCCTCATCGCCCGCCTGCTGCGCGGTTTTCCCGGCGGCGAAAACCTGCGCGTTGGCCCCGGTGACGATTGCGCGGTGGTCGATCCCGGCCGGGGTCTGCTGCGCTTGCTGAAGACCGACGCCATCGTGGAAGGCGTCCATTTCCTGCCGGACACGCCCGCGGCAAAGGTCGGCTGGAAGGCCGTCGCGCGCGTCCTCAGCGACTTCGCCGCGATGGGCGGCGTGCCGGAGCACCTGCTGGTCACGGTGGCGGTCGATCCCGCCAAGCCGGTCGCGTGGATGGACGGCCTTTACCGCGGCATTCGCAAGTGCCTGGCGACCCACGGCGGCGTGCTGGCCGGCGGGGAAACGTCGCGGCTGCCATCGGGCGCGATGATCTCCGTGGCCGGCGAGGGAAGGGTGGAGCGGAAGCATCTGATCCTCCGCAGCGGCGGAAAGCCCGGCGATCTCGTGGTCGTCACCGGCCGCCTCGGTGGCTCGATCCGCGGCAAGCACCTCACCTTCACCCCGCGTCTCAACGAAGCCGCCTGGCTGGTCCGGAACCTGCGGCCGTCCGCGATGATGGATCTTTCCGACGGGCTGGCGAAGGACCTGCCACGTCTCGCTGAGGCCAGCGGCTGCGGCTTCGAGTTCGGCGAGGTGCCCGCCACCCGCGGCTGCACCCGTGCGCAGGCACTCGGCGATGGCGAGGACTACGAGCTCCTCTTCACCGTTTCGCCGCGCCGCTGGATAGCCGCCGCCGGTCAGTGGCCAAAGGACTTCCCTCAGCTCTCAATCATCGGCAGACTCTGCCCCCCCGGCCAGGGAGCCTCGCTCGCTGGCGGCTGGGACCATTTCTCGCCATGA
- a CDS encoding CPBP family intramembrane glutamic endopeptidase, with amino-acid sequence MVSFLASTLPAVDPDAIIMWTFAAAAVVFLVSWGIRGARGKVEPFENMVASPRMSPEEAALYVPSAEGAPPLPRLDSDSPYAPPGSVPPPLPVAAATTAPVGLLKVSTAIYRLVDLPLIGLVFLIFAGLTAANGGSSEEVPLDKKYTPGVLIASIIFQFLLMGMVLAFVAWRVKITEWLGLRWRKWWLTIAIAPLTVFFMLCFMGVLFVSGWNGWLEKTLGMESMQEAVKVFKEVKDPLVIALMAVTAAIVAPLAEEVVFRGYLYPAAKRFCGPAGAIVFSSLVFAAAHGHVVALLPLFVLAVILCLLYEFTGSIWACMSVHFLFNAFTVTMQLLARSGLIDLPADS; translated from the coding sequence ATGGTATCTTTCCTCGCCTCCACGCTCCCCGCAGTTGATCCGGATGCCATCATCATGTGGACCTTCGCGGCTGCGGCCGTGGTATTTCTCGTGAGCTGGGGGATCCGGGGGGCGCGGGGGAAAGTCGAGCCGTTCGAGAACATGGTCGCCTCGCCGAGAATGTCCCCGGAGGAGGCCGCGCTCTACGTTCCGTCGGCCGAGGGAGCGCCGCCCCTACCGCGACTCGACTCCGATTCGCCTTATGCCCCCCCCGGATCAGTCCCGCCGCCGCTTCCAGTGGCTGCGGCTACGACGGCTCCCGTGGGCCTCCTGAAAGTTAGCACGGCGATTTACCGCCTGGTGGACCTGCCGCTCATCGGGCTGGTGTTCCTGATCTTCGCCGGCCTTACCGCGGCGAATGGCGGCTCCTCGGAGGAGGTGCCGCTGGACAAAAAGTACACGCCCGGGGTGTTAATCGCCTCGATCATCTTTCAGTTCCTGCTCATGGGCATGGTGCTGGCCTTCGTCGCCTGGCGGGTGAAGATCACCGAGTGGCTCGGCCTGCGCTGGCGCAAGTGGTGGCTCACCATTGCCATCGCGCCCCTCACCGTGTTTTTCATGCTGTGCTTCATGGGCGTGCTGTTCGTTTCCGGTTGGAACGGGTGGCTCGAGAAAACCCTCGGCATGGAGTCCATGCAGGAAGCCGTGAAGGTCTTCAAGGAGGTGAAGGATCCGCTGGTGATCGCCCTGATGGCGGTGACGGCGGCGATCGTCGCCCCGCTGGCGGAGGAAGTGGTGTTTCGCGGCTATCTCTACCCCGCGGCCAAGCGCTTCTGCGGGCCTGCGGGTGCCATTGTTTTTTCCTCGCTCGTCTTCGCCGCAGCCCACGGGCATGTCGTCGCCCTGCTGCCGCTGTTCGTTTTGGCGGTGATCCTTTGCCTGCTTTACGAGTTCACCGGGTCGATCTGGGCCTGCATGTCGGTGCACTTCCTCTTCAACGCATTCACGGTGACCATGCAACTTCTTGCCCGCTCCGGCCTTATCGACCTGCCGGCCGACTCATGA
- a CDS encoding fatty acid desaturase family protein: protein MKKPSLKSLGLDLLETTVGERVRIPALPFATCAGFFAAGEHGWWLVAMGCAVLQSFFTYASVSHDLVHRTLRLPALLNELLLFLIEALSFRSGHAFRETHLHHHRRFPHDDDLEGAAAGMSWWRALLDGVIAQPRLWAWALLRTTGKKRRWIVIEGLAIIAWAAWCLGSQVGMIYLAVTVVGSWVYPFMTSFMPHDATAHEPLRQTRLFRGKVVSWLSLEHLYHLEHHLYPQVPHQRWPELAKRLDPFFEEQGLKPVVLWR from the coding sequence ATGAAAAAGCCATCGCTGAAATCTCTCGGCCTCGATCTGTTGGAGACGACGGTCGGCGAGCGCGTTCGCATCCCAGCACTGCCCTTCGCCACCTGTGCAGGGTTCTTCGCCGCCGGTGAGCACGGCTGGTGGTTGGTCGCCATGGGCTGTGCCGTGCTGCAGAGCTTCTTCACCTACGCCTCAGTCTCGCACGATCTGGTCCATCGCACGCTGCGGCTGCCGGCTTTGCTGAACGAACTGCTGCTTTTTCTCATCGAAGCCCTCTCGTTCCGATCAGGTCACGCATTCCGGGAAACGCATCTGCACCATCACCGGAGGTTCCCTCATGATGACGACTTGGAAGGGGCTGCGGCGGGCATGTCGTGGTGGCGCGCCTTGCTCGATGGAGTCATTGCCCAGCCACGTCTGTGGGCATGGGCGCTCCTGCGAACGACAGGCAAAAAGCGGCGGTGGATCGTGATCGAAGGGTTGGCGATCATCGCATGGGCAGCGTGGTGCCTCGGATCGCAAGTCGGGATGATCTATCTGGCGGTGACTGTGGTGGGAAGCTGGGTCTATCCCTTCATGACCAGCTTCATGCCTCACGATGCGACGGCGCACGAACCGCTGCGGCAGACTCGCTTGTTCCGCGGGAAGGTGGTTTCTTGGCTGAGCTTGGAGCACCTCTATCACCTCGAGCACCATCTTTATCCGCAGGTGCCTCACCAACGTTGGCCGGAGCTTGCCAAGCGGCTCGATCCGTTTTTCGAGGAGCAAGGACTCAAACCGGTGGTGCTGTGGCGATGA
- a CDS encoding ketosteroid isomerase-related protein, with amino-acid sequence MKSLIENYYAAFNSGDREALLELLAEDVVHEVNEGLAETGKEAFRAFLERMDRCYRETVEELEIFTGPENRAAAEFYIRGEYLATDTGLPEAKGQAYRLRVGAFFDARLGKITRVTNYYNLRTWLAQVS; translated from the coding sequence ATGAAATCGCTGATCGAAAATTACTACGCCGCCTTCAATTCCGGCGACCGCGAAGCACTGCTCGAACTGCTGGCGGAAGACGTCGTCCACGAGGTGAACGAAGGCCTGGCCGAGACCGGCAAGGAGGCCTTCCGCGCCTTTCTCGAGCGCATGGACCGGTGCTACCGAGAGACCGTGGAGGAGCTGGAGATCTTCACCGGTCCGGAGAACCGCGCGGCCGCCGAATTCTACATCCGCGGCGAATACCTCGCCACCGATACCGGCCTGCCCGAGGCGAAGGGCCAGGCTTATCGCCTCCGCGTCGGCGCTTTCTTTGACGCCCGCCTCGGCAAGATCACGCGGGTGACGAACTACTATAACCTCCGGACTTGGCTCGCGCAGGTGAGCTGA
- a CDS encoding 3-keto-disaccharide hydrolase, with product MKPIAFLFLFAATLHAGEKQLFNGKDLTGWEGNSKLWSVEDGAITGKTSDSGDAKISHNTFLVWKDGTVGDFELTFKYRIEKGNSGVQYRSKVLEPGPSGSVVSGYQADFEAGKTYSGILYEEKGRGILAKRGEKTEVGDDGKPKVTGQVGDSNEIQAAIKDEQWNDYKIVAKGNHVQHFINGKQTVDVTDNDAKNAPKEGILALQIHAGPSMVVQFKELVLKTAD from the coding sequence ATGAAACCCATCGCTTTCCTCTTCCTGTTCGCCGCCACCCTCCATGCCGGCGAGAAGCAACTCTTCAATGGCAAGGACCTCACCGGCTGGGAGGGAAATTCCAAGCTGTGGTCCGTCGAGGACGGCGCCATCACCGGCAAGACCTCCGACAGCGGCGACGCGAAGATTTCCCACAATACCTTCCTCGTCTGGAAAGACGGCACCGTCGGCGATTTCGAGCTGACGTTCAAATACCGCATCGAGAAGGGAAACAGCGGCGTCCAGTACCGGTCGAAGGTGCTCGAGCCGGGACCCTCCGGCTCGGTGGTAAGCGGCTACCAGGCCGATTTTGAAGCCGGCAAGACCTACAGTGGCATCCTCTATGAGGAAAAAGGCCGCGGCATCCTCGCCAAGCGCGGCGAGAAGACCGAGGTCGGCGATGACGGCAAGCCCAAGGTCACCGGGCAGGTCGGCGATTCCAACGAGATCCAGGCGGCCATCAAGGACGAGCAGTGGAACGACTACAAGATCGTCGCCAAGGGCAACCACGTGCAGCACTTCATCAACGGCAAGCAGACCGTCGATGTCACCGACAACGACGCCAAGAACGCGCCGAAGGAAGGCATCCTCGCGCTGCAGATCCACGCCGGTCCGTCGATGGTGGTGCAGTTCAAGGAGCTGGTGCTGAAGACGGCGGATTGA